The window TAAGACATGTAATACCCAGATACTGGTGTTTGTATtaacaatatttaataattatttgtggAACTATCATGATATAATTAATCATCTTGTTCATCTATTTCCAGATTGATTCAAGCTTTGTGATTCCTTGCTTAGAGGAGGTGACGGTCACAATCAGATCGCCACTTAATGCTGAACAGAAAATGAGCACTCTCGAGTCCTTAGTCAAGTATGGAAAGAATCTTAAGAAGATGACCATAAAAATTCTTCAGATGAAGAGCAACCACAGCAGTGCAGATGACTTTTTTGAAGAGATTTGTAGGTTCAGATACATGAACCACAAGATTATATCGATAGAATAAACAAACATTAGAACCCTTCAGATGGAAATCATTCATTTATCCTAATCCTGTAATTTGTTGTTCTAACTGTCAAAGTTCCTAATTGTACTCCATGATTACCATAATCAGGATGATATTTAAAGTAAAATCAaccattttttattttctagatATTTCTGGTTTGTTCTCAAATTAGTTACATATGATTTGATCTCCAACATGAGCCTTAATCTGGTAAATCATCTCATCAAGGTTACTATTTTGTCCCATACATATATTACAGTTCTTTCCGAAGATCCAGTGAGCACCAAAGAGAAGGGTTGTCCATCTGTTATCAACACAGAACCAAAGGAAGAACCACCCATGATTGTCTCTTTACCTGGTCCTGTTTTCTGGATTACACCATTATTGAGTTCTTCCTAGGTCTGAATGTATCAGCTACACTGAAGAAGCTCTCTGGAGCAaataatttattgagtttggTGATCTGCCGGACCGCCAATGTAGTAAAATGTTGGAAATCACGAGTAACAGAGGTGAACAATTACTAACCTTGGTTTAAAGTTCGCACAAAAAAGTGAACAGTGTGGAGCAGTATGTTGAACATAACACATTCCAGTCAGTTTGtcattatatatacatttatatgttAGAGATAAAGCTGTCATTATTTCAATAGTAATGTGCAGGTGATACTAATAGTGCAAAATGTGCCTTCAGCATATTTATGGTAAAAAGATTTTACAATATAATCAGCTCCTAGTCTGCTACACATCATAACTAAGTGGAACTAGCTAGATTAGCTTCTTCTTTTGAAAAAAACGCTTCAAGTGTGTTATCTGTAATGCAGAAACCACAATGCACACACTCAAGGACATGAAACTGTACCATGCTACTCTAGAATTTGTGACTTCGTTCACTATTCTCATCTCAGACTCTCTGCAGGTCATGGAAATATAATCCAAGTAATTAATTAGTAACAGGAACTTGGTGGAAATTATAATGTCATTTTTAAACGTGAATATGAAGATGAGAAAATGCATCACGGATCACAATGACACACCTGCGTTTCAagtcaaatatattttcatggaTGGCCTCCACTGCTGCTTCAAGCTTTCTCAATTCAAGTTCAACACCCTACACAAGGTGACCATCAGAACACAGAAAAGAGTGTAGAAACATATTAACGGGCCGCTGCAAAGGTCTTGCTAACTTCAAAGCAAGTAATCATTTTCATCTACATGTTTATCTTAACAATTCATACAACAAAGCCTTTTAAACACAAAATACAAGTACAATTTGTCCAGATAATCAAAATAAgaaatcatttaaattttaataatgccAGGGTATCTAAAATCAGAAAATTGACCTGTACTGCTGTTAATCTTTTGATGATGATAAATCAAAATGGATACACTGTACCAGCTAAGATATATGTTTCACTTCAATTCCAATTTCATAGAGATAGAAAACATTTTAAGAAATATTATGTTTCTTTCAATTAAGGAACACGTTCTGAGgactttcaaataaaaaaaccaaCATCTTAGTATTTTGTTTTCCATGATGATCATAACAGCATTTTTAGAGATGTCATTATGCTTTGTTCTCACACTCCATCTAATGTTATGGCACTATCATTCTTTCACATATAATGCAAGTGACGAGTTAATTGTTAAATGCCTAGCACAATGTGACAATTTTGCTCTTCTGAACCAATAACTAGGAAACAATTAAGTATCTGCATacatacatattaaaaatatgaaggGGCACCCTGAAGTTTCATTTACTAAGGCTACTCATAAAATACAGGTAaccttaaattaaagaagtttGCAACAAATACAATTAAGTTATTGTTGCAAAGACTTATTGAAGTGCCATTTTTTTTACCTTCAATGATATCTTCTAAATCAACGGAATTCATTATACTGATCCCAATATATGAAATAACTAAAtgtatcaatttttaattaatatgtttcttaattatatatcttTGTCCAAAATCATTCTGATTCATGTGTACTATCAATagttcatttattatattatttggccttccttttttttttttctttgttttttttgaaatgaaattctGAAAGGTCATGAGAATATATTTCTGCTTAAAATTGAAAAGTAAGTGGGGATATAGCCCCTGCTCCTTCTGAGTTCTGAGCTAGGTCAAAGTGTATATTCTTATATGATATACCTCAATCTTTTCTCTTTTGGCAATCAAGTCCCAATCCTTTGCAGCTATTCCAATTCTCCAGTCCAAGTTGACACTTAACTCTCCGGGGTGATTTGTCCAGAAACATGTGAGGTATAGACCAGCCTCGCTTGTGGTAAATGCAAATTGACCATGTGTCACATTCTCTCTGCTGTGAATAGTGGTCCCGTAAGGTGATGAAACCTGAAAGTAAATTTTAGACTCAATTACATAGATAGAAGAGGACTACAAAAATACTGTGATCATGCACATTGTTGCGGAAAAAGATATTAAGGTGCTGTTTAGCTGTGTATTTTGTTTTCCAGTTTTAGAAACAACATTATCACGTTTCCTGTCTTCTGTTTCTAAAAACTGTTTTCTAGTTATATAGGGTCTGAAAACTGTTTTGACCAAACACCGCATCTGTTTTCAGAAAATTGTTCTTATGTTTTAGAAAcaggaaacaatttttagttataaagcCAAACAGCCACAAGGCCCACAACAATggatattttgttttgttcattccaaCAGACTGATTTATAGATCAGAAAATCATAGGCAGTCAAGCATACCTAAATCTTTTACACTATGTTCATCATATCTTTCTTAAGGTTCAATAATTTAGGTGATATTCACTGGTCAGCCCATTTAAACTACTATGGCACCAAATATTTAGCATATGCAGATGAAAAACTTTCATTTCTACTTCCATTCATTTTATGATTCAATTTGCAAAGTTACATTAATCACGCGTCAATAAGGTTGCATCTTTCTTATTGCATAAATCAGCTAAAGTAACTAGCAGCATGACAAAGATAAACACACTGGATAGTGGATAGCCACCACAGTGTAAGTTGACCGTAAAGTGCAAACAACTACATAAACCTGAGGCCAATAAATCACCTTGCACTTGTCATTACAATCAAACGTAACTAACTTACTATTCAAGTCAGCTAATGACCGATAccaaaaatttagaatttagaaatatatttaaatacattagCATAGAAAGAAAGATACAACATCTGGTTATTAAATCCTTAGCCTAAAGAGGAGAAGCTGGAAACTTATCAAATAACCAAGGAACAAGAACTGAGTTAGTCATATTACTTGCCAGGAAAAAAAGAGATCCATAGTCAATGATTCTGGTGTGGAGCAATACTCATCATACAGGTTTTATAAGACTACAAATGTAGTTTATTCagtgaagaagaagaaacacAGTAACATGTGTATGCCCATTACCTCATCAAGAAAGTATACATGTAAACCCAATGACACTCGGGGATCATAGCTGGCCCCTATTATAATTCTTCCCTCTCTATCCCTTTCCTCATATCTTATTTTTGACATTGCAGAGGGAGTGAGGGACATAAATATACAAGTACATTCAAAATTAAGATTACACCATTAGACCTCTTTTAGTGTGATTAGACAGAGGAAGTCTAATTTAATCTACGAAGTGTCCTGGCAAAAGAAGCTTTTGATAGATGGGAGCAAGCAATGCCTCAATCAAAAAATATCAAACCCAAGCTTGCCTCGGCCAGCCACTACAATACTAGACTAGTTACTTGATTAAAACTATCCAGAATGACAAAGCCTCCAATTTTCCATCCCTagatcttaatatatatatttcatttaaaGTTTCTATAGTGTCGAGCATCTAAATACTACTACTACTAGACAATCATagagaaacaaaacaaacaaacctactccttataattatataattatatatccaATCActaaatgtttaaaatttaagaagAAACCAAGTAGCTAGAATGGCTTGTACTTGTTTGTTGGAACACTAGGAAGTAATAACTTAATTCATATGTAAAAGGTCCACTTGTAATGTATGGAATTAATTTCCTGCATGAATTTTAACACATAAACCCCCAACCCTAcacaatcaatcaaacaaaaGAAGCCCAGTTCATAAAATAGAGTAAATATATACACAGGCTCGCGCTCATGCAAAAACATTTCACACGTGATCTCACTCCTCTCTGTGTGAAAATGTTCGCCATTGAGCGCGACCCGTCTGTTTAACGGTACCCGGACAGAGATAGTAGGATGGGAACCCTGAGGATCCTCAACCATGTAATCGCCTAAACAAACAACGTTGCCATGAATTTCCTCGGAAACACACTTGCTTCCAACCGCATGTAAGCTCAGCCACACCCCTTCACTCTTCTTAACCAAAACGACCATCATCACCAAATTTAACATCAAAATGTAACCATCGCTTTTCATCCTTTTCTCTAATGTCTTTGTACAATGTGTGTAATTCTCCTAAATTCTCACTTATTTCTGATCTTCGAGTTTGTTATCATGCCtacaaccattttttattttcatcattTATATTATACTGGGTCGTTACAGAGGCCCATACTCTTCACTCCCTTCAAAAAGAACCGGACATCGAAAGACAATATATTTCTGGAATTACTCTATTCATTATGCCGGCTTCCCAGGGTATAATTATAGtgtaatcaaaaaaaataaacaaaatatgatACATATCGTTTCATCCTacttatttctatatttttatttttcataagttcttataaattataactttataatttatatttaattttttttaaacaaaaatttaaacataaattatataacgATTATAATAGTATTAAAGTGGATATCGTGTCCCCATTAATATCGTTATTTGGACTGAGAAAATATGTTTAGATACTATAAAACTGTGCATAAATGATTAATTACAAGTAATTTCCCAAGATTGATTTGATGTTTTTAGACAAATTCTAACGatatttatgttattaaaaTACTACCTCCAGTATTACCTGTATTAttactaatttttattataa of the Daucus carota subsp. sativus chromosome 4, DH1 v3.0, whole genome shotgun sequence genome contains:
- the LOC108218193 gene encoding transmembrane emp24 domain-containing protein p24delta3-like, coding for MKSDGYILMLNLVMMVVLVKKSEGVWLSLHAVGSKCVSEEIHGNVVCLGDYMVEDPQGSHPTISVRVSSPYGTTIHSRENVTHGQFAFTTSEAGLYLTCFWTNHPGELSVNLDWRIGIAAKDWDLIAKREKIEGVELELRKLEAAVEAIHENIFDLKRRESEMRIVNEVTNSRVAWYSFMSLSVCIVVSALQITHLKRFFQKKKLI